The following coding sequences lie in one Methanorbis furvi genomic window:
- the pyrI gene encoding aspartate carbamoyltransferase regulatory subunit: MKRSSDEGIVISPIKNGTVIDHITPGEGLTVIRILGIQDGTNVTFTVATNVVSSRGGRKDMVKIENRELVKSEVDKLALIAPDAKISIIRDSKVVEKKSVEVPTDITGVIKCPNPNCITNTREPAESRFTFHSRGFRCCYCDTVISREMDIGDYI; the protein is encoded by the coding sequence ATGAAACGGTCAAGCGACGAAGGAATTGTTATCTCACCGATCAAAAACGGAACGGTGATCGATCACATCACGCCCGGCGAGGGCCTGACGGTGATCCGTATTCTTGGAATTCAGGACGGAACAAACGTGACCTTCACGGTTGCGACAAATGTGGTGAGCAGCCGCGGCGGCAGAAAAGACATGGTCAAGATCGAGAACCGCGAACTGGTCAAGTCCGAGGTGGACAAACTTGCCCTGATTGCACCAGACGCAAAGATCAGTATTATCCGTGACTCCAAAGTGGTTGAGAAGAAATCGGTCGAGGTGCCAACTGATATCACGGGTGTTATCAAGTGCCCGAATCCAAACTGCATCACCAATACCCGCGAGCCTGCTGAAAGCCGGTTCACTTTCCATTCGCGTGGGTTCCGCTGCTGTTACTGCGATACGGTCATCTCCCGCGAGATGGATATCGGCGATTATATCTGA